A window of Plasmodium brasilianum strain Bolivian I chromosome 8, whole genome shotgun sequence contains these coding sequences:
- a CDS encoding hypothetical protein (Plasmodium exported protein), with amino-acid sequence MKNKIKLLFFIKIWTFILLTWICYFSSDLRKFYNYLYQKNDVYSNLGTSIHRLLVEHKNKNRSNIAWLKRDMPNFGECKKKNIFTNKKGAVRKNKHPYESSLNNRGDYEQARKGKSPAFTGGNKYFDKGVSKKKHYLKNVRMVANADIKFLRKIKRRKGDNHFVLIILYLLSIVITSTITFFRKSWIPDETLYGAILVSLCVFQCIVLVGHFYMLRKIAKYKKLIHIKSDMHNTAYPSISKVIFYND; translated from the exons atgaagaataaaattaagttattattttttattaaaatttggACGTTTATCCTTTTAACTTGGATATGTTATTTTAGTAGTGATTTA agaaaattttataattatttgtatcaGAAGAACGATGTTTATAGTAATCTTGGGACTAGTATTCATCGATTACTCGTGGagcataaaaacaaaaatcgTTCAAATATTGCATGGCTGAAGAGAGACATGCCTAATTTTGgagaatgcaaaaaaaaaaatatatttactaatAAAAAGGGGGCCGTgaggaaaaataaacatcCATATGAaagttcattaaataatagaGGAGATTATGAACAAGCTAGGAAAGGTAAATCTCCTGCATTCACTGGaggaaataaatattttgataaagGTGTATCtaagaaaaaacattatCTAAAGAATGTTAGAATGGTTGCGAATGCTGATATTaagtttttaagaaaaattaaacgaAGAAAAGGTGAtaatcattttgttttaattatcttatatttattatctaTAGTAATAACCTCCACCATAACATTTTTCCGTAAAAGTTGGATACCAGATGAGACATTGTATGGTGCAATACTTGTGTCACTATGTGTATTTCAGTGTATAGTTTTAGTTGggcatttttatatgttaagaaaaatagcaaaatataaaaagttaatacatataaaaagtgATATGCATAACACGGCATATCCTTCTATAAGtaaagtaattttttataacgattaa
- a CDS encoding hypothetical protein (Plasmodium exported protein) codes for MEQKNKLFFTIIIATFMFSSWNAFNISLDESYKLRKKLDLRTYRLLAKYIENRDSNNVFLKEKTPYNEKYEKKDPFDNDQLSRRNIYQIKSISNNAKVYGPAKKYKFSVCKRRDSYIGKRILDHIYYKNNVRYATNNDIKFLKRCKKNKIYLLYALYILYVPLLMVNIASINFEKWPIEYIYPAGWELPVIILSYILPTLFLLTVIYICSKIEKYDKLLYIKSKMNNRKYYPYPKIGF; via the exons atggaacaaaaaaataagttattCTTTACTATTATAATTGCTACGTTTATGTTTTCAAGTTGG aatgcATTTAACATATCTTTGGATGAAAGTTACAAACTTCGTAAAAAATTAGATTTAAGAACATATAGATTACTAGCAAAATACATAGAGAATAGGGATTCAAATAATGTATTCCTAAAAGAAAAGACGccatataatgaaaaatacgaaaaaaaagatcCTTTTGACAATGATCAATTATcaagaagaaatatatatcaaattaaaagtatatcAAATAATGCAAAAGTGTATGGACCAgctaagaaatataaattttctgTATGCAAAAGAAGAGATTCATATATTGGAAAAAGAATACTagatcatatatattacaaaaataatgttaGATATGCtacaaataatgatattaaatttttaaaaaggtgcaaaaaaaacaaaatttatttgttatatgctttatatatcttatatgTACCATTACTAATGGTAAATATTGCTTCAATAAATTTTGAGAAATGGCccattgaatatatatatccagcAGGCTGGGAGTTACCAGTAATTATACTAAGCTATATATTACccacattatttttactaacgGTTATTTATATCTGCAGTAAGATTGAAAAGTATGATAAATtgttatacataaaaagcaaaatgaataataggAAGTATTATCCTTACCCTAAAATAGGTTTTTAA